A genomic region of Xyrauchen texanus isolate HMW12.3.18 chromosome 29, RBS_HiC_50CHRs, whole genome shotgun sequence contains the following coding sequences:
- the LOC127622751 gene encoding pyruvate dehydrogenase [acetyl-transferring]-phosphatase 2, mitochondrial-like — MSGYLCSRLLFYAGGRHLSSFLADRQYVLPAVLCRACLFTSNTRGFSSRYGRSDGTSGQEGKNAFCAPSSELDFQINAVLRANEQSVCIPEFDGCGGTSPVLRFETNQLAANTPLEDRRSSASCLQTRGMLFGVFDGHGGHACAQEVSERLPYYISVAMMSKSVLEDLEAAMETLRPVPPILQWYKNHNDNNYRESAALYISHLRVYWQELLASEKHGNGMKPVDALKYAFQRLDTDLSLEAQMPLANDLMRSTAIQAAFAGCTACVAHVGPEGIHVANAGDCRAVLGIQKEDGKWSALPLTHDHNVTNAAEVKRVLCQHPASESQTVILDDRLLGVLMPLRAFGDVPFKWSRELQQSVLENGDLDLEALNLYQYAPPNYLTPPYLEVTPDVFTHRLRPQDRFLILASDGLWDEMNNEMAVRLVAEHLTGIRLQVPVPVSQLNLGQMRQLLLRRRARGTPALDLNATTHLIRHALGTDEYGDLDQEGLATMLALPSDLARMYHDDITVTVIYFNQNFNKSCR; from the coding sequence ATGTCTGGGTATTTGTGTTCAAGGCTCCTCTTTTATGCAGGTGGAAGACATCTGTCCAGTTTCTTGGCCGACCGTCAGTATGTTTTACCTGCTGTGCTGTGTAGAGCCTGCCTGTTTACCTCTAATACCCGGGGCTTCTCCTCCCGTTATGGTAGATCAGATGGAACTTCGGGGCAGGAAGGCAAAAACGCATTCTGTGCTCCTAGTAGTGAACTGGACTTCCAGATCAATGCAGTTCTGCGTGCTAATGAACAATCTGTCTGCATTCCAGAGTTTGATGGATGTGGTGGGACCAGCCCTGTGCTGAGATTTGAGACCAACCAACTTGCAGCCAATACTCCACTAGAGGACCGGCGCAGTAGCGCCAGCTGCCTGCAGACTCGCGGCATGCTATTTGGCGTGTTTGACGGACATGGTGGGCATGCATGTGCTCAAGAAGTCAGCGAGCGGCTACCTTATTACATCTCTGTGGCAATGATGTCAAAATCTGTCCTGGAGGATCTGGAGGCCGCCATGGAGACTTTACGTCCGGTGCCGCCGATTCTGCAATGGTACAAGAACCACAATGACAATAACTACAGAGAGTCTGCGGCGCTCTACATCAGTCATTTACGTGTTTACTGGCAGGAGCTTCTGGCGAGTGAAAAACACGGTAATGGTATGAAACCTGTGGATGCACTCAAGTATGCATTCCAGCGGTTAGATACAGATCTTTCCTTGGAGGCGCAAATGCCACTGGCAAATGACCTCATGCGCAGCACAGCCATACAGGCTGCTTTCGCTGGTTGCACTGCTTGCGTTGCCCACGTGGGACCAGAAGGCATACATGTTGCAAATGCAGGGGATTGCCGAGCTGTATTGGGCATCCAAAAGGAGGATGGGAAGTGGAGTGCTTTGCCACTCACGCATGACCATAATGTCACCAATGCAGCCGAGGTAAAGCGGGTATTGTGCCAGCATCCGGCCAGCGAGAGCCAAACTGTAATCTTAGATGACAGGCTGCTTGGTGTGCTAATGCCATTGCGTGCATTTGGAGATGTGCCCTTCAAGTGGAGTCGAGAGCTACAGCAGAGTGTGTTGGAGAATGGAGACTTGGATTTAGAAGCATTGAATCTTTATCAATATGCTCCACCCAATTACCTTACTCCACCTTACTTGGAAGTCACACCTGATGTCTTTACCCACCGCCTGCGACCGCAGGATCGATTTCTGATCCTAGCCTCCGATGGTCTTTGGGATGAGATGAACAATGAGATGGCGGTCAGGCTGGTGGCGGAACACCTGACTGGTATTCGCCTGCAGGTACCGGTCCCAGTCAGCCAGCTTAACTTGGGACAAATGCGCCAGCTGCTGCTGCGCCGACGGGCCAGGGGAACCCCCGCTCTAGATCTAAATGCAACCACGCATTTGATTCGCCATGCGCTGGGCACAGATGAGTATGGAGACTTGGACCAAGAAGGGCTGGCCACCATGCTGGCTTTGCCTAGTGACCTGGCACGCATGtaccatgatgacatcactgtcacAGTGATTTACTTTAACCAGAACTTCAACAAATCATGCAGATGA
- the LOC127623077 gene encoding telomere repeats-binding bouquet formation protein 1-like, translated as MSGSVLKWFSSYLSAIKTYLRLLLECLKYQMTRPDSQKQALLTIFSICQKNSQYVEFFREIGGISFIYNLSKSSSYSEVKETALFTLASFAELHESCKQTLCREETFCDLAVHLKQEMPLTQKRVAVYMLSVLVANNRRGQTFAKTSSCIETLLSLFRHSFPGANDCSEQLQFWATVSSALCGSVNNPQNEENQNVCMRAFPLVKTWLQEVTLARVELAQPVCSFIGMTVANNFCAQEYFVSMGGLDSLSSTLTRVLPQSAHSATACKMATIIIKTLSACISNNERLVSFLSNLRIIPGLLCLLSSPILVPQDQLAVVLTIGHLTDACVKHQSQLLLAGGLPLMISLLTEACDEEVRKAAMFVLHTCKKITESLGRGVPVQDEVESDIERYRESAREILQRIQQLEKKIGEKQWDRGTESQRHSMQRSASSVECNEEWWEDSVIRKVKVRHRVCEELLTTSPGTPDQPITSQRPYIQESLVSIISEECLSPSQVPFFQDSILGQGIEREQEQLRENKQSSERIIERCNDLETRRGGYSNKIDVGEKRKMRSERVVKRLKMMALVNQDSENERHKCNTPTGDSRDTGGPHIFRHPDPMKRGQCIQTHSNDEISLCSELLDKEIKRFLKPLSTSTPGNLRCAGCMNGMHEVDSRLFGAVMHCCRYKCDFHLVLLEVENRFRRSQQLVRASHSETHAHINTHGKSREHNSCTNVEKERESHGLSHHFQDGFLSLTPLRRPCEAKGSNMEKKTIYRNLEKMFEARVHNNSSGKHRERRNWTADELLYLSEGVTRFGHSWNSILWAYPFQPGRTNVDLAKKYQRMQKAKAQGIDLYDTANL; from the exons ATGTCGGGatcagttttaaaatggttttcatcCTACCTGTCAG CTATCAAGACATATTTGCGTCTGTTACTGGAGTGTCTGAAATACCAGATGACAAGGCCTGACTCACAGAAACAAGCTCTTCTCACCATCTTCTCCATCTGCCAAAAAAACA GTCAGTATGTGGAGTTCTTCAGAGAGATTGGTGGAATTTCATTCATCTATAACCTGTCAAAGTCCAGCTCTTACTCTGAGGTTAAAGAGACTGCTCTTTTTACTCTTGCTTCCTTCGCTGAATTGcatg AGAGCTGTAAACAGACCTTGTGCAGGGAGGAAACATTTTGTGACTTGGCAGTGCATTTGAAGCAGGAAATGCCTCTGACACAGAAAAGAGTGGCAGTTTACATGCTTTCTGTACTGGTTGCCAACAACA GACGAGGGCAGACTTTTGCAAAGACCTCCAGTTGTATTGAAACCTTGCTCAGTTTGTTCAG GCATAGTTTTCCAGGGGCTAATGACTGTTCTGAGCAGCTGCAGTTTTGGGCCACTGTATCCAGTGCTCTCTGTGGCTCTGTTAACAACCCTCAGAATG AGGAGAATCAGAATGTATGTATGCGTGCGTTTCCCCTGGTGAAGACGTGGCTGCAGGAAGTGACATTGGCCAGGGTAGAGTTGGCACAGCCTGTTTGCTCATTTATTGGCATGACCGTGGCAAACAATT TCTGTGCTCAGGAGTATTTTGTGTCCATGGGAGGCCTGGATTCACTCTCAAGCACTCTTACCAGAGTTTTGCCTCAGTCGGCACACAGTGCTACTGCCTGTAAGATGgcaacaataattattaaaacaCTGTCTGCCTGCATCTCCAACAATG AGCGGTTGGTATCTTTTCTGTCAAACTTGAGGATTATTCCAGGGCTACTGTGTCTGTTGTCCAGCCCAATCCTCGTTCCACAAGACCAGCTTGCTGTGGTGTTGACAATTGGACACCTCACGGATGCCTGTG TGAAGCATCAGTCCCAGTTGTTGTTGGCGGGAGGTTTGCCTCTGATGATCTCTCTGCTCACTGAGGCCTGTGACGAGGAGGTCAGGAAGGCAGCCATGTTCGTACTGCACACATGCAAGAAAATCA CTGAATCATTAGGCAGAGGCGTGCCAGTTCAGGATGAAGTGGAGTCTGATATTGAGCGATACAGAGAGTCTGCCAGAGAAATCCTCCAAAGAATACAGCAACTAGagaaaaag ATTGGCGAGAAACAGTGGGATAGAGGTACAGAGAGCCAGCGGCACAGCATGCAGAGGTCGGCCTCTTCTGTGGAATGTAATGAGGAATGGTGGGAGGACTCTGTGATTCGGAAAGTCAAAGTTCGTCATCGAGTATGTGAGGAGTTGCTCACAACCTCGCCAGGAACTCCAGATCAACCAATCACAAGTCAAAGACCATACATCCAAGAGAGCTTGGTGAGCATCAT CTCTGAAGAGTGTTTGAGTCCCTCCCAAGTCCCTTTCTTTCAAGACTCCATCCTGGGACAGGGCATAGAGAGAGAGCAAGaacaattgagagagaataagcAGTCATCAGAGAGGATAATTGAAAGGTGCAATGACCTGGAGACGAGGAGAGGAGGATATTCAAATAAGATCGATGTGGGGGAGAAGAGGAAAATGAGGTCTGAAAGAGTGGTGAAGAGATTGAAGATGATGGCGCTAGTGAACCAAGACTCTGAAAATGAACGGCATAAATGCAATACACCAACAGGGGACAGCAGAGATACAGGGGG CCCACATATTTTCAGACATCCTGATCCCATGAAGAGAGGCCAGTGCATACAGACACACTCTAATG ATGAGATCTCTTTGTGTTCTGAGCTGTTGGACAAGGAAATTAAGAGGTTTTTGAAGCCCCTATCCACCTCTACACCTGGTAACTTGCGATGTGCAG GTTGCATGAATGGTATGCATGAGGTGGACAGTCGTTTGTTTGGTGCAGTGATGCATTGCTGCAGGTATAAGTGTGACTTTCACCTGGTGCTTCTTGAGGTTGAGAATCGCTTCAGGAGAAGCCAGCAGTTAGTGAGGGCTAGCCACAGTGAAACACACGCACATATCAACACGCATGGCAAAAGCAGAGAGCACAACTCATGCACCAATGtggagaaagagagggaaagcCACGGGCTGAGTCACCATTTCCAAGATGGAT TTTTAAGCCTCACACCCCTCAGAAGACCGTGTGAAGCAAAGG GATCAAACATGGAAAAGAAAACCATTTACAGAAATCTCGAGAAAATGTTCGAAGCACGTGTCCACAACAAT TCTTCAGGAAAACACAGAGAAAGGAGGAACTGGACTGCCGATGAACTGCTGTACCTCAGTGAGGGTGTGACGCGTTTTGGTCACTCCTGGAACTCCATCCTCTGGGCATATCCCTTCCAGCCAGGACGCACCAATGTAGACCTGGCTAAGAAATACCAACGCATGCAG AAAGCGAAAGCTCAAGGTATAGATCTGTATGATACAGCAAACCTGTAA
- the si:dkey-238c7.16 gene encoding uncharacterized protein si:dkey-238c7.16, whose product MGAKLSRKKSEAGIGAETTGLETAEQKPSEAPVPESASEEKPLEDAPNEDQNLSEPASFLESITQAVEETVSAVTEQIAAPVEDVVSKGIEAVESALAAVSLNVKEPAAPVQEPEQIQESEPLVASSLLDDLVKSQPISEALNAELDSGVTVESEAITSPNPTLTENKDLLECLDTVAAPSVDLLDCKVSHDFTTPNLEPSFALEDMGQGPCTAVDKVNLI is encoded by the coding sequence ATGGGAGCAAAACTCAGTCGAAAGAAGAGTGAAGCTGGAATAGGAGCAGAGACAACCGGTCTGGAGACCGCAGAGCAGAAACCTTCTGAAGCTCCAGTCCCAGAAAGTGCTTCAGAAGAGAAGCCTTTAGAAGACGCACCAAACGAAGACCAGAACCTCAGTGAGCCTGCCAGTTTTCTGGAGAGCATTACACAAGCTGTAGAAGAAACGGTCAGTGCAGTCACAGAACAGATTGCTGCACCAGTGGAAGACGTGGTGAGTAAGGGCATTGAAGCAGTGGAGTCCGCATTGGCAGCTGTCAGCCTCAATGTGAAGGAACCTGCAGCTCCAGTGCAAGAACCTGAGCAAATTCAAGAGTCTGAACCTTTGGTGGCTTCCTCCCTCTTGGATGACCTGGTGAAATCTCAACCGATCTCCGAAGCCCTTAATGCTGAGCTTGACTCTGGGGTCACGGTGGAGAGTGAAGCCATAACCAGTCCCAATCCTACACTAACGGAGAACAAGGATTTGCTGGAATGTTTGGATACGGTGGCGGCACCATCAGTGGACCTGCTAGACTGTAAAGTGTCCCATGATTTCACAACCCCAAATTTAGAGCCCTCATTTGCCCTAGAAGACATGGGACAGGGCCCATGCACAGCAGTTGACAAGGTCAACCTTATATAA